A genomic stretch from Methylorubrum extorquens includes:
- the atpG gene encoding ATP synthase F1, gamma subunit (Evidence 2b : Function from indirect experimental evidences (e.g. phenotypes); Product type e : enzyme), which produces MPSLKDLRNRITSVKATQKITKAMQMVAAAKLRRAQNAAENGRPYAERMAQVLGNLAGNLIGGVGAPRLLSGTGQDRVHLLVVCTGDRGLAGAFNSSIARLARDHANRLMADGKTVKIMTIGKKGLDVLRRQFRDQIIASRDIRGNKPVDYPFAAEIADDILARFEAGEFDVATLFYSEFRSVISQIPTAQKLIPAELPTAEGAAATGAGSDAAMEFEPNEETILETLLPKNLTVQIFRALLENAASEQGARMSAMDSATRNAGEMIKKQTLIYNRTRQAMITKELIEIISGAEAL; this is translated from the coding sequence ATGCCCAGCTTGAAGGATCTGCGGAACCGCATCACCTCGGTGAAGGCAACGCAGAAGATCACCAAGGCGATGCAGATGGTCGCCGCCGCAAAGCTGCGGCGCGCCCAGAATGCCGCCGAGAACGGGCGTCCCTACGCCGAGAGAATGGCCCAGGTGCTCGGCAACCTCGCCGGTAACCTGATCGGCGGCGTCGGCGCTCCGCGCCTGCTCTCCGGCACGGGTCAGGACCGGGTGCACCTGCTCGTCGTCTGCACCGGCGACCGCGGCTTGGCCGGCGCGTTCAACTCCTCGATCGCCCGTCTGGCCCGCGACCATGCCAACCGGCTGATGGCCGACGGCAAGACCGTCAAGATCATGACGATCGGCAAGAAGGGCCTCGACGTCCTGCGCCGGCAGTTCCGCGACCAGATCATCGCCTCGCGCGACATCCGCGGCAACAAGCCGGTCGACTACCCCTTCGCCGCCGAGATCGCCGACGACATCCTCGCCCGCTTCGAGGCCGGCGAGTTCGACGTCGCGACGCTGTTCTACTCGGAGTTCCGTTCGGTGATCTCGCAGATCCCGACGGCGCAGAAGCTCATCCCGGCTGAGCTGCCGACGGCCGAGGGCGCTGCCGCCACGGGCGCCGGCTCCGATGCCGCGATGGAATTCGAGCCGAACGAGGAGACGATCCTCGAGACGCTGCTGCCGAAGAACCTCACCGTCCAGATCTTCCGGGCGCTGCTCGAGAACGCCGCCTCCGAGCAGGGCGCACGCATGAGCGCCATGGATTCGGCGACCCGCAACGCGGGCGAGATGATCAAGAAGCAGACGCTGATCTACAACCGGACGCGTCAGGCCATGATCACCAAGGAACTCATCGAGATCATTTCGGGCGCGGAAGCGCTCTGA
- the atpD gene encoding ATP synthase F1, beta subunit (Evidence 2a : Function from experimental evidences in other organisms; PubMedId : 1327870, 6217069, 8065448, 8790345, 9687365; Product type e : enzyme) has product MANTASPLQTTGAKGKITQVIGPVVDVQFDDHLPEILNALETRNQGSRLVLEVAQQLGENTVRCIAMDTSEGLVRGQEVRDTGAPIKVPVGHNTLGRIMNVIGEPIDEAGPIQSDTLRAIHQPAPPYTDQSTESQILVTGIKVVDLLAPYAKGGKIGLFGGAGVGKTVLIMELINNIAKVHSGYSVFAGVGERTREGNDLYHEMIESNVNKNPKENGGSAEGSKCALVYGQMNESPGARSRVALTGLTIAEDFRDQGQDVLFFVDNIFRFTQAGSEVSALLGRIPSAVGYQPTLSTDMGALQERITTTTKGSITSVQAIYVPADDLTDPAPAASFAHLDATTTLSRSIAEKGIYPAVDPLDSTSRMLSPAILGEEHYEVARKVQQTLQRYKSLQDIIAILGMDELSEEDKLTVARARKIERFFSQPFSVAEIFTGSPGIQVPLEDTIKGFKGLVEGKYDDLPEAAFYMVGTIEDAQEKAKKLAAA; this is encoded by the coding sequence ATGGCGAACACCGCTTCCCCCCTGCAGACGACCGGCGCCAAGGGCAAGATCACCCAGGTCATCGGCCCCGTCGTGGACGTGCAGTTCGACGACCACCTGCCGGAAATCCTGAACGCGCTCGAGACCCGGAACCAGGGCAGCCGCCTCGTTCTCGAAGTCGCGCAGCAGCTCGGTGAGAACACCGTCCGCTGCATCGCGATGGACACCTCCGAGGGCCTCGTCCGCGGCCAGGAAGTCCGCGACACCGGCGCGCCGATCAAGGTGCCGGTCGGCCACAACACGCTCGGCCGCATCATGAACGTCATCGGCGAGCCGATCGACGAGGCCGGCCCGATCCAGTCGGACACCCTGCGCGCCATCCACCAGCCCGCCCCGCCCTACACCGATCAGTCGACCGAGTCGCAGATCTTGGTGACGGGCATCAAGGTCGTCGACCTGCTCGCCCCCTACGCCAAGGGCGGCAAGATCGGCCTGTTCGGCGGCGCCGGCGTCGGCAAGACCGTGCTGATCATGGAGCTGATCAACAACATCGCCAAGGTTCACTCGGGCTACTCGGTCTTCGCCGGCGTCGGCGAGCGCACCCGCGAGGGGAACGATCTCTACCACGAGATGATCGAGTCCAACGTCAACAAGAACCCCAAGGAGAACGGCGGCTCGGCCGAGGGCTCCAAGTGCGCGCTGGTCTACGGCCAGATGAACGAGTCCCCCGGCGCCCGCTCGCGCGTCGCGCTCACCGGCCTCACCATCGCCGAGGACTTCCGCGACCAGGGCCAGGACGTGCTGTTCTTCGTGGACAACATCTTCCGCTTCACCCAGGCCGGCTCCGAGGTCTCGGCGCTGCTCGGCCGCATCCCCTCGGCGGTGGGCTATCAGCCGACGCTCTCCACCGACATGGGCGCCCTGCAGGAGCGCATCACCACGACGACCAAGGGCTCGATCACCTCGGTGCAGGCGATCTACGTCCCGGCCGACGACCTGACCGACCCGGCGCCCGCCGCCTCCTTCGCCCACTTGGACGCGACCACGACGCTGTCGCGCTCGATCGCCGAGAAGGGTATCTACCCGGCCGTCGATCCGCTCGACTCGACCTCGCGCATGCTGTCGCCCGCCATCCTCGGCGAAGAGCATTACGAAGTCGCCCGTAAGGTCCAGCAGACGCTGCAGCGCTACAAGTCGCTTCAGGACATCATCGCCATCCTCGGGATGGACGAGCTGTCGGAAGAGGACAAGCTGACGGTGGCCCGCGCCCGCAAGATCGAGCGCTTCTTCTCGCAGCCCTTCTCGGTGGCCGAGATCTTCACCGGCTCGCCGGGCATCCAGGTGCCGCTGGAAGACACCATCAAGGGCTTCAAGGGCCTCGTCGAAGGCAAGTATGACGACCTGCCCGAGGCGGCGTTCTACATGGTCGGCACGATCGAGGACGCCCAGGAAAAGGCCAAGAAGCTCGCGGCCGCCTAA
- a CDS encoding protein of unknown function; putative exported protein (Evidence 5 : Unknown function): MNAKVVLLLVGVVVGGLVGYLTRPQAAELKLGPLSVEIQDKDSAAGARGGELTTGQLQHVGLFALIGAVIGFGAGFVADRSRR; this comes from the coding sequence GTGAACGCCAAGGTCGTTCTCCTTCTCGTCGGCGTCGTGGTCGGGGGCCTCGTCGGCTACCTGACCCGGCCGCAGGCCGCCGAGCTCAAGCTCGGCCCGCTCAGCGTCGAGATCCAGGACAAGGACTCGGCGGCGGGCGCACGCGGCGGAGAGCTGACCACCGGCCAGCTCCAGCATGTCGGGCTGTTCGCCCTGATCGGCGCCGTGATCGGCTTCGGAGCAGGCTTCGTCGCCGACCGCAGCCGGCGCTGA
- the atpC gene encoding ATP synthase epsilon chain (Evidence 2b : Function from indirect experimental evidences (e.g. phenotypes); Product type e : enzyme) encodes MATFHFDFVGPERTLYSGEVEAVQLPGSEGEMTVLPGHAPVLTTLKVGVITVTETTGNGMRIYVQGGFADIGPKSVTVLAERAAPIEEVTPGMIDREIEAVELVRDATQDLAKREALNAQIVQMQEAKNTLSR; translated from the coding sequence ATGGCCACCTTCCACTTCGATTTCGTCGGCCCCGAGCGGACGCTGTATTCCGGCGAAGTCGAGGCCGTGCAGCTTCCCGGCTCCGAGGGCGAGATGACCGTGCTGCCGGGCCACGCCCCGGTGCTGACCACCCTCAAGGTCGGCGTCATCACCGTCACGGAGACGACCGGCAACGGCATGCGCATCTACGTCCAGGGCGGCTTTGCCGATATCGGACCGAAGAGCGTGACCGTTCTGGCCGAGCGCGCCGCGCCGATCGAGGAGGTCACCCCCGGCATGATCGACCGGGAGATCGAGGCGGTGGAACTCGTCCGCGACGCGACCCAGGATCTCGCCAAGCGCGAGGCGCTGAACGCCCAGATCGTTCAGATGCAGGAAGCCAAGAACACGCTGAGCCGCTAA
- a CDS encoding putative nucleotidyl transferase/polymerase (Evidence 3 : Putative function from multiple computational evidences; Product type e : enzyme) — MTTDPLPSSVAPPLVADGPARLLARAGVQACLAALDAPGEETRLVGGCVRDALLGTIVADIDLATTLRPEAVMACARAAGIKAVGTGIEHGTVTLVVGGEPHEVTTLREDVETDGRHAVVRFGRDFVRDAERRDFTINALSLDAEGRLHDTTGGVADLAAGRVRFIGDAATRLREDALRLLRFFRFHARYGSGAPDAEGLAASVAARDSLDRLSRERVRAEFLKLLLAPRAVDAVAILSETGLLPRILGGVGELGRLARCAAAEPGLDATARFAALAVRTIEDADRLQASLRLSRAEHARLTGYAIALAAVHDRPVIEADAVPALVATYGAGPLRELLIALDGEPRPRVTPEACTKLNRMEAAGTRPVLPVTGADLVARGVAPGRAVGAGLRAARDLWLASGCRDDAETRERLIARALEAAAAP, encoded by the coding sequence ATGACCACCGACCCGCTGCCCTCATCCGTTGCCCCGCCGCTGGTCGCGGACGGGCCGGCCCGCCTCCTGGCGCGGGCGGGCGTGCAAGCCTGCCTCGCCGCGCTCGATGCGCCGGGCGAGGAAACGCGCCTCGTCGGCGGCTGCGTGCGCGACGCGCTGCTGGGCACCATCGTCGCCGACATCGACCTCGCCACCACGCTGCGGCCCGAGGCCGTGATGGCCTGCGCCCGCGCCGCCGGGATCAAGGCGGTGGGCACGGGGATCGAGCACGGCACGGTCACCCTCGTCGTCGGCGGCGAGCCGCACGAGGTGACGACCCTGCGCGAGGACGTGGAGACCGACGGGCGCCACGCGGTGGTGCGTTTCGGCCGCGACTTCGTTCGCGATGCCGAGCGGCGCGACTTCACCATCAATGCCCTCTCGCTCGATGCCGAGGGGCGCCTGCACGACACGACCGGGGGTGTCGCCGACCTCGCCGCCGGCCGGGTGCGCTTCATCGGCGACGCCGCGACCCGCCTGCGCGAGGATGCGTTGCGGCTGCTGCGCTTCTTCCGCTTCCACGCCCGCTACGGGAGCGGCGCACCGGACGCAGAGGGCCTCGCCGCCTCCGTCGCCGCGCGTGACAGCCTCGACCGGCTCTCGCGGGAGCGGGTGCGCGCCGAGTTCCTGAAGCTGCTACTCGCGCCCCGCGCCGTCGATGCCGTGGCGATCTTGAGCGAGACCGGCCTGCTTCCCCGCATCCTCGGCGGCGTTGGCGAACTGGGCCGGCTCGCCCGCTGCGCGGCGGCCGAGCCGGGCCTCGACGCCACGGCGCGCTTCGCCGCGCTCGCGGTGCGGACGATCGAGGACGCGGACCGGCTGCAAGCGAGCCTTCGCCTGTCGCGGGCCGAGCACGCGCGCCTCACCGGCTACGCCATCGCCCTCGCGGCCGTGCACGACCGGCCGGTGATCGAGGCCGACGCGGTGCCGGCGCTCGTCGCCACCTATGGCGCCGGGCCCCTGCGTGAGTTGCTGATCGCCCTCGACGGCGAGCCGCGCCCGCGCGTGACACCGGAGGCGTGCACCAAACTCAACCGGATGGAAGCCGCCGGCACGCGCCCCGTCCTCCCGGTCACAGGCGCCGACCTCGTGGCGCGCGGCGTCGCACCGGGCCGGGCGGTCGGTGCGGGGTTGCGGGCGGCCCGGGACCTCTGGCTCGCCAGCGGATGCCGGGACGACGCCGAGACGCGCGAGCGGCTGATCGCGCGGGCGCTGGAAGCCGCGGCAGCGCCGTAG
- a CDS encoding conserved protein of unknown function; putative exported protein (Evidence 4 : Unknown function but conserved in other organisms) has product MLRLVLQEILLFSLPFLAFAGWLLFARRSPLDHAEWKPHWTRLILAGLFIVIASLVAVGLLGQRTHDGYELPRFENGRLVPGHFR; this is encoded by the coding sequence ATGCTCCGCCTCGTCCTTCAGGAAATCCTCCTGTTCTCCCTGCCCTTCCTGGCCTTCGCGGGCTGGCTGCTGTTCGCCCGGCGCTCGCCGCTCGACCATGCCGAGTGGAAGCCGCACTGGACGCGGCTGATCCTGGCCGGTCTGTTCATCGTCATCGCCTCCCTCGTCGCGGTCGGCCTGCTCGGGCAGCGCACCCACGACGGCTACGAGCTGCCGCGCTTCGAGAACGGCCGGCTGGTGCCGGGCCATTTCCGATGA
- a CDS encoding conserved protein of unknown function, putative NUDIX hydrolase domain (Evidence 4 : Unknown function but conserved in other organisms) — protein MRLSEAAAGPVADGLAEDFGLDAFLARAETRLSHVPPGPGVPLSNPRGDHDLQPEGFSVAPATPHRPAAVLVPVIDRPEGPTLLFTKRAAHLRDHSGQVAFPGGKVDPEDTTPIDTALREAWEEIGLESDAVRPLGYLDPYLSGTGFLVMPVVGLVARDAVLRPNPAEVAAVFEVPLAFLMDPARHLVRSAEWKGRTRYFYAIPFAEHLIWGVTAGIVHNLQERLYP, from the coding sequence GTGAGGCTGTCCGAGGCGGCGGCCGGGCCCGTGGCGGACGGGCTCGCGGAGGATTTCGGCCTCGATGCCTTCCTGGCGCGGGCGGAAACCCGCCTGAGCCACGTGCCGCCGGGGCCGGGCGTGCCGTTGTCGAACCCGCGCGGCGACCACGACCTCCAGCCGGAGGGTTTTTCCGTTGCGCCGGCCACGCCGCACCGGCCGGCGGCGGTGCTGGTGCCTGTGATCGACCGTCCCGAGGGACCGACGCTGCTGTTCACGAAGCGGGCGGCGCATCTGCGCGACCATTCGGGGCAGGTCGCCTTTCCCGGCGGCAAGGTCGATCCGGAGGATACCACGCCGATCGACACCGCTTTGCGCGAGGCCTGGGAGGAGATCGGGCTTGAGAGCGACGCCGTGCGCCCGCTCGGCTATCTCGATCCCTATCTCTCCGGCACCGGCTTCCTCGTGATGCCGGTGGTTGGGCTCGTGGCGCGCGACGCCGTGCTGCGGCCGAACCCGGCGGAGGTGGCGGCCGTGTTCGAGGTGCCGCTCGCCTTCCTCATGGACCCGGCGCGGCATCTCGTCCGTTCGGCGGAATGGAAGGGCCGGACGCGCTATTTCTACGCCATCCCCTTCGCCGAGCACCTGATCTGGGGCGTCACGGCAGGGATCGTGCACAACCTCCAAGAACGCCTTTATCCCTGA
- a CDS encoding conserved protein of unknown function (Evidence 4 : Unknown function but conserved in other organisms), producing the protein MTQSTPDDPALARLSAALGEIGKRGLPPVERWNPEHCGTIDIRIAADGTWFHDGSAIRRPKLVKLFASILRKEPDGSTVLVTPAEKVRITVEDAAFAAVEMAVEGEGEGRRIAFRTNVDDLVSADAEHRLRFEDGAEGLKPYLHVRRDLWALVTRPLTYDLVEMGEEREIDGQRWFGLWAGEHFHRIAPAEAA; encoded by the coding sequence ATGACCCAGAGCACACCCGACGATCCGGCGCTCGCCCGCCTCAGCGCCGCCCTCGGCGAGATCGGCAAACGCGGCCTGCCGCCGGTGGAGCGCTGGAATCCGGAGCATTGCGGCACGATCGACATCCGCATCGCCGCCGACGGCACGTGGTTTCACGACGGCTCGGCGATCCGGCGGCCGAAGCTGGTCAAGCTCTTCGCCTCGATCCTGCGCAAAGAGCCCGACGGCTCGACCGTGCTCGTCACACCGGCCGAGAAAGTCCGCATCACCGTCGAGGATGCGGCATTCGCAGCCGTGGAGATGGCGGTGGAGGGCGAGGGCGAAGGCCGCCGCATCGCCTTCCGCACCAATGTGGACGACCTCGTCTCGGCCGATGCCGAGCATCGCTTGCGCTTCGAGGACGGGGCGGAGGGTCTCAAGCCCTACCTCCATGTCCGCCGCGACCTCTGGGCCCTGGTCACCCGCCCCCTCACCTACGATCTCGTGGAGATGGGCGAAGAGCGCGAGATCGACGGGCAGCGGTGGTTCGGGCTCTGGGCCGGAGAGCATTTCCACCGCATCGCCCCGGCTGAGGCGGCGTGA
- a CDS encoding conserved protein of unknown function; putative Thioesterase superfamily (Evidence 4 : Unknown function but conserved in other organisms), which yields MTDEERTAFPEGWEAFTDPGFIAHVGPVYHRTVEGTKAFAFRTDERHGNLVGIVHGGMLLTFADRALSIVVRDACDGARAVTIEMSSQFVGAAQIGDLIETVPEIVRKTASLVFVRGTLTSGGRPLAAVTGIWKVLRDKPGDKS from the coding sequence ATGACGGACGAGGAGCGCACGGCCTTCCCCGAGGGGTGGGAGGCTTTCACCGATCCGGGCTTCATCGCCCATGTCGGGCCGGTCTATCACCGGACGGTCGAGGGCACGAAAGCGTTCGCCTTCCGCACCGACGAGCGGCACGGCAACCTCGTCGGCATCGTCCATGGCGGCATGCTGCTCACCTTCGCCGACCGGGCGCTCAGCATCGTCGTGCGCGACGCCTGCGACGGGGCCCGCGCGGTGACGATCGAGATGTCGAGCCAGTTCGTCGGCGCCGCCCAGATCGGCGACCTGATCGAGACGGTGCCGGAGATCGTGCGGAAGACCGCGTCCCTCGTCTTCGTGCGCGGCACGCTCACCAGCGGCGGCCGACCTCTGGCGGCGGTGACGGGAATCTGGAAGGTTTTGCGGGACAAGCCCGGCGACAAATCATGA
- a CDS encoding putative ATPase, MoxR-like protein (Evidence 3 : Putative function from multiple computational evidences; PubMedId : 16677824; Product type e : enzyme) yields the protein MAQGAGSASTTSLDDGIVATAETCLAAIEQAREAIHGVIFGQEKIVDLALVTILAGGHGLLVGLPGLAKTKLVETLGTVLGLDARRVQFTPDLMPSDILGTEILDEDAERRRSFRFVKGPVFTQLLMADEINRASPRTQSALLQAMQEHFVSVAGERHDLPRPFHVLATQNPIEQEGTYPLPEAQLDRFLLEIDVGYPDRAAERRILIETTGVEDARAKTVMTTEQLLTAQRLVRRLPVGDAVLDAILDLVRSARPEGGDPAVAKKLLWGPGPRASQALTLAVRARALIEGRVAPSVADVKALAEPVLKHRMAVTFAARADGETVTGLIGQLAAKL from the coding sequence ATGGCACAGGGCGCCGGATCGGCCAGCACGACGAGCCTCGACGACGGGATCGTCGCCACCGCCGAAACCTGCCTCGCCGCGATCGAGCAGGCGCGCGAGGCGATCCACGGGGTCATCTTCGGGCAGGAAAAGATCGTCGATCTGGCGCTGGTGACGATCCTGGCCGGCGGCCACGGCCTGCTCGTCGGCCTGCCGGGTCTGGCCAAGACCAAGCTGGTCGAGACGCTGGGCACCGTGCTCGGGCTCGACGCCCGCCGCGTCCAGTTCACGCCGGATCTGATGCCCTCCGACATCCTCGGCACCGAGATCCTGGATGAGGATGCCGAGCGCCGCCGCTCCTTCCGCTTCGTGAAGGGGCCGGTCTTCACCCAGCTCCTGATGGCCGACGAGATCAACCGCGCCAGCCCGCGCACGCAATCGGCGCTGCTCCAGGCGATGCAGGAGCATTTCGTCTCGGTCGCGGGCGAGCGCCACGACCTGCCGCGCCCCTTCCATGTGCTGGCGACGCAGAACCCGATCGAGCAGGAGGGCACCTATCCGCTGCCCGAGGCGCAGCTCGACCGCTTCCTCCTGGAAATCGATGTCGGCTATCCCGACCGCGCCGCCGAGCGCCGCATCCTGATCGAGACGACCGGCGTCGAGGACGCGCGGGCCAAGACCGTGATGACCACCGAGCAATTGCTCACGGCCCAGCGCCTCGTGCGGCGCCTGCCGGTGGGCGATGCCGTGCTCGATGCCATCCTCGACCTCGTGCGCTCGGCCCGTCCCGAGGGCGGCGATCCGGCGGTTGCCAAGAAGCTGCTGTGGGGGCCGGGCCCCCGCGCCAGTCAGGCGCTGACGTTGGCTGTGCGCGCCCGAGCGCTGATCGAGGGCCGGGTCGCCCCCTCCGTTGCCGACGTGAAGGCTTTGGCCGAGCCGGTGCTCAAGCACCGCATGGCGGTGACCTTCGCCGCGCGGGCCGACGGCGAGACGGTGACCGGCCTGATCGGCCAGCTCGCCGCGAAACTCTGA
- a CDS encoding conserved protein of unknown function (DUF58) (Evidence 4 : Unknown function but conserved in other organisms): MASTRLVEAESRRPGGPETGGALALAEVMPRLVLESRRVSGTLAHGLHGRRRAGPGESFWQFRPFVPGEAAARVDWRRSARDDRLYVREREWEAAHNIWIWIDRSASMGFASSLAQTSKVERALVLGLALADTFVEGGERVGLLGLTRSSATRGIVERLAQALVNDRAGLTQDLPPGATPGRFDEVVLISDFLTPLDRVRSAVQTISARGTHGHLVLVADPVEETFPFTGQAVLHDPEGGLSLDIGEASAWGEAYRTRIAAHRDGLSEIARQRGWTLTIHRTDRPASEAALRLLTLVAAARGLG; the protein is encoded by the coding sequence ATGGCCTCCACCCGGCTCGTCGAGGCCGAGAGCCGCCGCCCCGGTGGCCCCGAAACCGGTGGCGCCCTGGCGCTCGCCGAGGTGATGCCGCGGCTCGTGCTCGAATCGCGGCGCGTCTCCGGCACCCTGGCGCACGGCCTGCACGGACGCCGCCGCGCGGGGCCGGGCGAGAGCTTCTGGCAGTTCCGCCCCTTCGTGCCCGGCGAGGCGGCGGCTCGCGTCGACTGGCGCCGCTCTGCCCGCGACGACCGGCTCTATGTGCGTGAGCGCGAGTGGGAGGCGGCCCACAACATCTGGATCTGGATCGACCGCTCCGCCTCCATGGGCTTCGCCTCAAGTCTCGCCCAGACCTCCAAGGTCGAGCGGGCGCTGGTGCTGGGGCTGGCGCTGGCCGACACGTTCGTGGAGGGCGGCGAGCGCGTCGGCCTGCTCGGGCTCACCCGTTCCAGCGCGACGCGCGGCATCGTGGAGCGGCTTGCCCAGGCGCTCGTCAACGACCGCGCTGGCTTGACCCAGGATCTGCCGCCGGGAGCGACGCCCGGCCGGTTCGACGAAGTGGTGCTGATCAGCGATTTCCTCACGCCGCTGGATCGGGTGCGCAGCGCCGTGCAGACGATCTCGGCGCGCGGCACCCACGGCCATCTCGTGCTGGTGGCCGATCCGGTGGAGGAGACCTTCCCCTTCACCGGCCAGGCGGTTCTGCACGATCCCGAGGGCGGCCTCAGCCTCGATATCGGCGAGGCCTCGGCATGGGGCGAGGCCTATCGCACCCGCATCGCGGCCCATCGCGACGGCCTGTCCGAGATCGCCCGACAGCGGGGCTGGACGCTGACGATCCACCGGACCGACCGGCCGGCGAGCGAGGCGGCGCTGCGGCTGCTGACTCTCGTCGCCGCCGCGCGCGGCCTCGGCTGA